Within the Medicago truncatula cultivar Jemalong A17 chromosome 4, MtrunA17r5.0-ANR, whole genome shotgun sequence genome, the region GAGGAAAATATATGGTGTGGACAGACCATTTTAAAATCTGTGCACCTCTTTAAtcttatggtaaaaaaaaactctcccATAGTAGGAAACTCTTTCCCTCACCCATCCTAAATGCCACCCGTTTGAGGCATTACAAAATGGTGAGAATCCAAAGCTAGTTGTTGAACTGGCTCGGTTGGATCACTTTGTGTTCCGGTCTATATGTGTTTGAGCCTTCAATAAAGAATTATAGGCAttgaaaaagttcaaaacagtTTGACAGTTGTTGTTCTGACATTCACTATGCCTTagaaacacaagtaaatgactAAAAAAATTCAGTGGCAGTTAACAGCTGTCGGTTTTTTAGTTATAAagtcagcggtagttaactaccgttgtgagtattttagtattttacttgtgtttttatttAGGAAGTTTATGATGTTAAATCAACAATTGTCAAACAGTTTCCCCATGTCGTCAGTCTGTTGTCTGGAGTGATGACTttgtatgatgttatatgaagaaaatgtgtcaaataaaatggaaaattgcACTTTGTTGATGACTCGGAGAGGATTATTTCGAGCAAGATTTTAGAACTTGTCAGTGACGATGGTAATCATATGAGGAATAGTCTTTtgtttggaaaataaaaaatggaattgtAATTATTTCCCTAAAAAGTTGTAATTATAGTAACTTTGATATACTTTGGTTTTTTTTACCATGAGATTATATTTTCGTAAAAGCttatactcccttcgtcccaaAATTGATAAGTTATTTGAcaatttcatttatattaagaaaaatgtataagtgaaagagaagaaaaaaagttgctTTAATTTATGGGTTATGTTAACTTGTATTCTTAGAGCacatgttaaacaacttaaaaataataattttgcatTAGAAAATACAATAtgacaacttttaaaaagttaaatacacGTCTTTTAATATGtgtatttttataatgaatattttaacatgtgcacttacaagttaacatttgccttaatttatatacacttcaatgtaaaaatattttacggTGTCAACTATGACTGtgtttgacttttttaatactattttttttaaaaaaattccttaacaatttaaaactttttacaCTAATGTATATATGCAAATTAAACtttactttttatgtaaaaatattatatactaCACTATTTTATTGCTccaaaacaagaaatttttgGATGTATCTCAGCGtgcaccaaataacataattccATAACTGGTTGGCTGTTTTGGCATctggtttgtttttgtttatacaAATGTTTtctatacttttattttttccagaaaaaacCTTCACACTGTGTGTTTGCTTGATAAGGGTGTGCGACAGTCAAGCATTAATAACCGCTGTCTCCGGAACATATTCAAATTTAGAGGTCATCGGAAACCAAGCTCAGCGGTCATGTCATGATTTTATAAACCTTGTACTATCGCTAACCAAATTAATTTGGTTAATGCAAGATCATTGATGGTACAAGATTTAAAGTATAGCTGAAACAAATACGGTGAGTCACCATGGATGAAACAAAATACTCACTCGTTCCTCGAATATGAACAATTAAAAGGgtgaaaaaaatagattaatttTCATACACCGCCGGTATAAAAAGATTTGTCAAAATTACAGTGAGTCGCggtgaataaaataaatactctCTTATTCCTCGaatattaacaataaaaaaggaaaatgtttcaTAACATTATATACCCAAATAAGATGTTATTATAGATGTGATGTGATATGTTGGCGAGGTGGTTTCTTTTTATCAGggatggacaaaaaaaaaaaaaaaaaaaattattactaacaattttGAAACTGAACTGAAATAGTTCGGTAACTAAAATTcgattttgtttggttttttttatatttttttaaaaggtatcAATAATAACAGTTCGGTTCATTTCAAACAATTCGGTTCGGTTTAAAACAATTCGGTTCAGTTCAAAATGCAAACAGTTCGGTTCAACTCAGTTATCTTAAATTTAGCAAACAGTTCAGTTCGGTTTAGTTTTTATTCCGAAGTGAGCCATGTCCACCCTTACTTTTTATGCATGTTTGCGAGGTGATAAGAACAGATATAGAAAGACAATGAAGGGTATTAAATGGAATGACTCCATTACGACGCTCCAAATTAAACACTCTCTCCATATATGATTTCCATGAGCTCCTTGCTTGGCAAAGTAGTCCGCAACAACTTTGCCTTCTTTAAGGGTATGACAAAGATGAACTCGTCACTATTTCTCAAACAATTCCTCAATGTTCTTCATGGTGGCTGCATTGTGATGCCAAATATTTGTCGGTCGTTGAATCAGATGGATCACCAACATAGAGTTTGAATAAGTTCAGCAATGTGCAACGGTTCCAAAATAAAATTGCTTAGCGGCGAATTGGAACGATCATCGAAAAACGGTGACCGTGTAGAACACACAGATAGGGTCTGATGTCAACTTTGCAGAACTCGGAAATGAATAATATTAGAGGAATCCAAAAACGATATCCATTATACCAAATGGCGGATGTGGTGATCAAAATCGATCAATTTAAGTCTGCCATAGACATTGAGAGCGATGAAACAGAATTACGATCGATGAAGTTGATGCCAAAAACGAACTCAAAGGCTGATTTCAAGTGGAAAAGTGGTTGAAATTGCGAGAGAAATAGATGGGGTGGGGGTAGAATATTTTGCTAAAACAGTGGTGTAATTAGATGTCTGTTGAGTAAAAATAATGTACGTTCACATGCTGGGCTACAAATGGCCCAATGAAGAAATACTAAGCTACTCCAATTCGGATAACAAATTGTAGCAGAAAAGAGGAAGTGCAGAAAGTAGTCTGGTTCAAatctatttttctattaattcaAGTTCTAAAAATAATACTAGTCATTCTACTTGTCGTCAATAGCTACAATTTTGGTATTAACTATTACCCAAAAAAGGAAACTGAAATGTTAGTCTTTAAAATACTCATACTAAACTTAtgggattaaaataaaatgaaaaacttaagataacaaataaaacctaaaaataTCTTAAACGAGACCAAAAGTTTAATTAAGCATTATTTTAATATACTCACATCatccaaaaatgataattttaacCTTTAATGTCATTATTTATCTATtagtaaaaattataaaaaaattgattttttgaaaatattcttcGAGgcaaatccaacaacatcttctATATTGTcttgtcttattttttttttttgaaacaacaaaaaattattctagCATATTAGCATGTAATGTCCTTACAAGACGTACTataataattctatttctcgTACATGTAATTCCACACTCGAACACAAGCACTCACGCGCATACGCacaaatacatacatatacatatatataatcgaGCCAACTTAGACCGAATGACCTTAATTTTCATCTTCAACTTATTTGACTCATAAATTAAATTCAACGAGttaaattttaaactttgtTTAAGTTAACTCGGTTCATTGACAACCTTACTAATTGATCATCCTACTAATTGAATCCTTCAACTAACCACTCATAAAAACACTGATCTATAGAATCCTTCAACTAACCACCCATATGCTTCGTGTAGAAGTTAACATTGATCTTCAACTTGCTCCGTCAAACCCCGATCATCTACAAATTTTatagttaaattaaaattaaaatgaaataatattttaaataaaaaaacgtaaaattattgaatcaagtaattttattttatagctaaaatttgaatttaatcgTCCtagtgagcttagctcagttggtagggacaaatgcattttatatgtaggggccggggttcgaacatTGGACACCAtacttctccatatttaaaatgtgtgagctccagccactagactccctgacaaaaaaaaattgaatttaatcatgatgttaaatattaaagaataTTATGAATGATTAAACCCTATTTAAAAATTAGGatacaaaaactattttgacaTTTGCAAGTGACTAAAATTTGTTGTAgtttattgaattatttttgctcgataaagaaaaagttgattttgcaaaaataaacgTTATGGAAATTAACATGGGAGTGGCAAcgtgcataaaaaataaatataatttttaaattttaattaatattaaacaattaaattttgttgaaaaaatcttaatataaaattagaaattaaaatatttttttaaacattatcaaaatttatatatgtaattttttaaaatatttatgcaacataaattattataaatcaattaaaaaattaaatgaaatatttagCGAGTATTAaaatatactacctccgtccctaattataaggcccttttgaaaaaataacgagaattaagatagtggatatttgtattaaatatgtttgtaattactattgtttttacaattttatcctttaagaaagagggttggcttatgttttcaacattctatttattgctgattgaagaaaaagattatgtaaagaaataattaatgtagttggaaatagaaaaggggtcttataaaaaggaacaaaaaaaatctcaaaagggtcttataattagggacggaggtagtatatttTAAGAGATTCACCATCCATGGTCTTTCTACCCACCTCGAGGGATTAATCTCTATAGTTGTGTAAAGAGATACAAActcacaaaaaaaacaattaacatgAGAGTGacacacacataaaaattaaattaaaactcacataaaaataaattaacataaggAGTTTCCTATGGAAAGAGGGCTACGTTAAGGTGATGTGTTATCTccatttttgtttatgttagTGACTAAAGGTTTTAATGTTATTATGGAAGCTTTGGTCgctcaaaatatttttaagggtTACAAAGTCGGTGGTGAGGATGGAGTCTCTGTCTCTCATCTTCAATTTGCTGATGACACTATAATTTTGGGTGAGATGAGTTGGAGTAATGTTAGAGGGATGAGAGAAGCTCTCCACGTTTTTGCAACTTTGTCAGGTTTGAAAGTGAACTTCCATAAAAGTATGTTGGCCGGGATTTGTGTTGGTGAGTCGTGGCTTCACGAAGCGGCTTCTGTTTTGAGATGCAGAGTTGGTAGTGCGTCGTTTGTGTATTTGGGACTCCCAATTGGGGGGGATCCTCGCCGTCTTAATTTTGGGAACCTTTGATTACACGCGTTAGATGTCGATTATCGGAGTGGAAAAGCTGTCATTTATCTCTTGGTGGGCGTCTGATTCTGCTTAAGTCATTCATGACCTCTCTTCCTGTCTACACTCTTACCTTCTTCAAGACTCCCTCAGGTATCATTTCCTCTATTgaatctcttttaattttatttgttgtttaggAGTCAGATTATACCGTTGAAAGTATCTTTGTTGTTTGGAGGCTTCTTCGCAACAGATTGCCCACTAGAACAAATTTGTACATGCGCAAAATTCTCCAAGAAAATGATCAACTGTGTGTCACGGGTTGTGGCTTTCTAGAGTCCGCTGAGCATCTTTTCACTCGGTGCCTTTGGTGGCCTCTTTATGGGGGCGGCATTTTGGAGTGGATTGGGTTTCAGACAGTTCAACCAGGGAATGTTTCAGACCATTTGCTTCAGTTTGAAAGTCTATCTAGTTTCTCCAAAGTTAAGCAGTCTCTTCTTCTCACTCTAATTTGGTGTGCAACTTCGTGGACCTTGtagaaggaaagaaataacataatttttcaGTCTAAGGTTTCCACTGCTTTAAAGCTTCTTGATAATGGTAAGCTTCTTTCATTCTGGTGGTAAAAAGCTAACTCAAAAAATATTGCTTTTGATTACCATAGGTGGTGGCTTAGCCCTTTATCATGTATGGGCATTggctgattttttttctttcgctTTTGTGTTTGATTAAACTGTGATGTAAACTCTATTGGCTtctttctcgatacatcttgtGCTGGGGAGAGTGTTGTtctcaatttaatatatattccattttgacttcttaaaaaaaaaaaaaatatatatatatatatatatatataaattttttatatgtgACACGcgtatataaaataattaaagggAATTACGAAGTGATgcacatatataaaatatttttttttattttaattaagatgaaataattaaatttattaaaaaaatatgttaaaaaaattagaatataaaaGATGCATATTCAGTTGAACATAATGAAAGTGAAGTTTATTGAGATATGTAGTTTGTTTTTTGTAGGTGAGGTAAATAtatagtttgttgagatattatgacaaatccaaatatcaattttaaaaaacagaaaataaacacacacatatatatattatattgttggtgtcattaaaaaaattatattattcttcaaaaaaaaaaatatattatatttggtTTATTGTTGATATCATTGAAAAGATAAACATAAGTTTTtgagtttgttataatttaaaaatatcacaaacatttttaattataatcttaatcaaaatcaaaatttcattaaaaaaattgcggtcataattttcaaatgttaccagaataaaaaaagcacaaaaacaGGTGAGCGTCATTTTGCGCTAGTgttacaataaaaatttgaagagTTGTAGCGCCACACCTTAGCGAGGCTATTATCTTGTTGTACGTataaatatgagaaatgatatttgtacaactattttttgataatttttgcacaactttctctttcatactcacatgacattcttattatctctcttactttttctctctccattgtttttgaccaataaaaagagagaaaaacaagattgtcaccaaaattatcatcaattggatgtacaaatatcactactctataaatatcattgaatcaaataacattataatggtggtattatttattttgtaggagATGGTTGGGGGACAAACATCTGCCTGTCATTCATTTAGCAGTTGATCAACTTCAAACTTGAAACAAAATGCAGACAACATATTGGGTTTGAGGTAGGCTATGACATGATCTAGCTAATGATAACTTAGGGTGCAAACTGAACATTTATTTTACACGTGAAAGATGAAGTCATGTCTTAATTATAACAAGGTTTTTGGTTATGCATTCAACAAGCATGCAATATATAGTACCTTCTCAAATGTACGCTACACGCAAACGTGTTTTCATGCAATGATGATTGagtggcatttcacatgggaaaagATTATCcttttccaccatgggaaagttggattcaatgattagattaagtaaagaacatattcttaacatgctttctcaacactagatttttcttcacactatcttccaacaatttaaaaattctgaaaaattaattcagaaattaaaaaaatcgaaaaaaaattcagataattttttttttaaattctgtaattcatttattgaatgttagatttttttttttttgaaaaaatgaaaaaaaaaattccagaattttattttcttagaaaaataaaaaaatttaatttcaaaatattttttttaggatttttattttatttttcaaaatatcttattttattatgaaattaaaaaatatattctttttagaaaaataaaaacttatcttagtttccaaaattttatttttattgaaataattttttttcaaaaaaaaaaaattctaacattcaataaatgaattacagaatttaaaaaaaaaattatctgaattttttttcgatttttttaatttctgaaaattaattttcagaatttttaaattgttggaagatagtgtgaagaaaaatctagtgttgaaagagcatgttaagaatatgttcttcacttaatctaatcattgaattcaactttcccatggtgggaaaataTTAACCTTTCTCATGTGAACACACACCTGATGATTGattcaattttatataaaaggaaCAATCTCACTAACGTGGAGTAGGATGTTATTTATGGTCATTTTTGGCTAGGAAAGAAGTATCTCAAGTTCGACAacaaataaatgtttaatttgtgCGATCTTGAGATTTTAGAGAAGTTAATCCGTAACATGAACAACTGTATGTGTgaaagtgaatttagacaaaatataagttttgcataaggttaaaattaatttcaatatcatgACAATATCGTCGTGACTCAAGaaatttttcattcaatttgtAGAAGTCTTAGGAGAGTTGATAATATGATTATCTTCAAGACTATAGATCTCTTCCCCCAAACTATCATAAAAGAACGTCGTCTTCGCTTCAAGTTGCTCAACATCTAGGTTCAAATTAGAGACTAATTCAAACACAGCTCAAATAGAAATCATCTTTACCCATGAGAGattcttttcaaaatcaatatgCATGCTTCCCCTAATTAAATTCTTTCACAATCAATATTTGATTGGGAGTTATTTTGATCATATGCAATTATTATGTATAACCATttgttcctctaaaaaaaatgtataccCATTTGCGAGTGTTTTTCTCCCCCACCAAGTCCAATCAAACTCCGATATCACTTGTTAGAAAATCCAGGGGGCAACAACGAATCAATGATCCAATACTACGAGAGACGAAGACACCATATCTCGAGTTAAAACCTTAAGACACTGAAAATATATGTcacattttttatatatcaaacGTTCAACCCGTCGATGAGACTACCATTCACATTTGAAttacaacaatatatatatatatatatatatatatatatatatatatatatatatatatatatatatatatatatatatatataaagaactACAAGGAGTTATTCAATGCATATACAAACATATATAGGCTATTAAGCTAAGGTGAATAAGAGAGTCAAACAAAAATAACCTAAACTAGGTATGAAACTTAATTCTCAGGGTTAGGGTGATCCTTCATACTATATCTTGGGTTATTATGTATTCTTTgccattgaaaaaaataattacgtAAAGTTAAACTGAAGAAGAAAGATTACCCAACCCCACAACGCCAGCAAGgtctatttctaaaaaaaaccaaCGTTTCCCTCATAATTTCACATATAATGTATAGATTCATTAGATTCAGAAAAGGACAAGCAGGAAGCTAGAAAAGTTATACCAAGAATAGCTTCAAGTCTCAACGAGATCAAAAATAAGCtttctattaatatattttgtcttGAATCACATTCTTGATATTTTTCCTTGTAAGTAAATAATATACGTTCAATCTTACTTTTTTAGCCACATTTGTGCAATCATATATATGCTTTTCAATATTAATAGTTTGttatgtaaaaaagaaaagcatTAGGAGTTGTGTTAACTCAAAACTGTTCATTTTTAGAAAAGGAGGTatagtttgaactttgaatgaattggaagaaaatgagcaaaaattaaagaatttttCTATGAATGTTGCGTCCACTGGGCCACTTAGATTGGTTTTGTTCACCTATTTAAAGGGGAATCTTTGTAAAAGAACCACACCTTATATCACAATATGGTTGGAGTTGTTCATTGTTTAGCAATTTATAGATAAttcttttttccaattttagTTGTTAAAGTTGTCAAGTCCTAAAGTGTATTGTTCCTATACAGTGTCAACTGTCAGGTACAAGACAACCCAAACAATTGCACATTcgccaaaaataaataaaaaattgacacaaACATCATTTACACTGTTGATCCGTTAATATATATGATTAAACCATTTCAGATActatattgtttatttattcgATATATGTTTATCACAATTCAAATATTTAGTGAATGTCATTAACGATGTATTTGAACAAATTATATAAAGGATAAATTAGGCGTCATGTCAAAATATTATTGTGTTCGGATATACATTATATACATTATCATTGGTTGAACttacttaaatatgtatttgaccTGTGTTACCGGTAGTTCACATATGCTTGTGAGTAGTGTCATGCAATTTTGAATTAGGATGTACAAAACCAAGTTTGACTCGTTAACCGTCCTGACTCGTAATTAGCTTTGGGTCAGGTCGAcccaaactaaaaaaaaaaaatacaaggataAAGCTAAAGTAGAGATCAGGTCCAGTTTGACTCTTAAGTTATTCGTCCGGTCCTAAAAACTCAAAGCTAAAGTAGAGATCAGGTCCGGTTTGACTCTTAAATTACTCGTCCCGTCCTAAAAGCTTAAGagaacaaagtttttttttacttattaattttgtaatttcattCATAGTCTCTCACACTCGGTCATTAtctaactaaaaaaaaactcaacaacaTGAGAGAGGGGATTTGTAGCAGCTACTCCTATCACATACACTTATTTACTCATCAGACAATACTACACTTGATTAATTTGTAAGACAATGTACTCTTTGATGAATTGTTGATTCACAACTTTGGTGACTTGCTATTGTCCAATATTCATAGAGTTACTtgttgattagttttttttttttcaaaaaaaaaaaaagtttttgtattACTATTTGATGACTTAATTATCTCAACCTTAATTAGTCCTATCTTTATATTGTCTTGTCTTTATTAAACAAATAcattattgaatttgatttggtTAAGGATCGGATCCGGGTCTAAACAATTAACCCCGATTTAATGTTAGGGTTTGGTGAATGACACATCCAACCTGTTTAAACCGTTCTTTGCACACCTCTAATTTGTACGATACGACATAACGGAGTTGTTTGCATAACGGATTTTCTTTTTGTGCTCTCTTGAGAAAAGGAGAGTGTAAAACTGAAAAGACAAAGTGAGAGAAAAATCAACTTAAGTGTGAGGTTGTTTTGTAGGAGCAAAGAGCTGGAGACATATGGGGAAGAAGCAAACTTTAATAACACATGACAACAACATCATGCTGTGACTGTTGTCCTTTTAAAGAAACACCTTAACTCTCTCATTATTTGAACATATATTtctgaattatatattattactaTTGGTCAACTCTTTATATTTCTTGTTGCTCCACCTAATGCTAGCTTTTACTACAACGTTCTTTACTTCTTATAAATACACTGTCTCTTCTTCAGCTTCCTTCTCATTCTATCTTCACTCAAACTATTTAAAATCCTATTTTCAAACAGTGAAAATTTGCAGAGATTATCCTTAGTTTTCCAATGTGAAATAGTATACAATAAAAACCTTGTGTTTTGTAGAAGATAATAAGCTGATTCTAATCATCCTTCCCATCATGTCTGATTCATTCTGTAGCTTTCTCTCTGCCACTTCAAATTCCAACCATAATTCCCATGCACCTTCAAAAATCACCTCAATAGTCCAACCTTATTGTATTTGCACCCATTGCAACCATCTCCTCCCCTTCAATCACCATCTCGGTAAGCAAAGCTTTATTTTcttaagggtcttgttaaccggtgccctGAGGACTTTGGTAATGAATCCATTAATGGAAAGTTTATCTtgtaaatataagtttttatttttgtcttagcaataattacaacattttttaatgcaaacttactaattTTAACACTTTAATCAATGCCTCAAAGACACTCAATAGCATTCTGCTTTTCTTAAatatctctcttattttaacggaAAATATTAGTATCATTAGTATCATAGTAGGGTTGGAATCGAACATTCGACTTCcttatcattttcctttttaacTTTCTCATCTGTTTGAATATTTTCTCGAATATCCCATCATAGTATAATCTTCTCTTTTTCAATATGAGTAACTATATATTCATGCGGTCATTTACTTATTTACTTGTTTGTATATTTCTGCTAAGAAATTTGACCATACAGAcactaaaataatttgattttgagctatattATATATGCCCTAATTAGCTTAACTATTTTCTTCATgtgttttgtatatatattatacaactCATGCAGCTGAGCAAGGAACAAGCAATATTATGCATCCTCAACCAAGCTCAAGGTGGAGTCCAACACCAGTTCAATTACTAGTCCTTGAAGAATTGTATAGGCAAGGCATGAAAACACCATCAGCTGAACAAATCCAACAAATTGCTTCGCAGCTTCGACAATTCGGGAAGATTGAAGGAAAAAATGTGTTCTATTGGTTCCAGAATCACAAGGCGAGAGAGCGACAGAAGCGTCGTCGCCTTGAGATGGAGGAAACAACTGAagataaaaaagagaaagagaagtaCGTTATGGGAAATTCAAAAAAGCAAGAAGGTGCAGGTATACAGCTAGATATTATCTTTAGGGCTATTCAAGGTTCTTTTAGTGGTCAAAAGATTCCTATATTATATTTCACTCATGACATTACAAGTTAcagcagagagagagagagacagaaaaagataaatagcTTCTGTAAGGATCGGTAAATTTaacaaatttctaaaatatcaatttagcccatttggtcatttttttttcaaattttagagattttatgttTACTCTGATGCAATAAAAAACTATAGAAGTCAATATGATATTCTTGCATAGGATAAACCTAACATCTTTAAAAGTATAGTGCTAGA harbors:
- the LOC25492991 gene encoding WUSCHEL-related homeobox 6 isoform X2, whose protein sequence is MSDSFCSFLSATSNSNHNSHAPSKITSIVQPYCICTHCNHLLPFNHHLAEQGTSNIMHPQPSSRWSPTPVQLLVLEELYRQGMKTPSAEQIQQIASQLRQFGKIEGKNVFYWFQNHKARERQKRRRLEMEETTEDKKEKEKYVMGNSKKQEGAGGGVKETKKWATTSNCSEQAEDIAEKGSIQVLRKNIAERQGKCQNIEIPYCFNPFTMPTTTSSAAYRTCSNNNTQLLTPQNYDLLPSNKVNFNYYEEQNADYPRTLDLFPAKEDKQDGISERKSMFCVNASMMDTHEINSSSSQFFEFLPLRN